Part of the Oscillibacter hominis genome is shown below.
CGGGGTGCAGGGTGCCCTTTTCAAAGGGCGGCCCTGCTGGGGGAGCCGTCCGCAGACGGCGGGGGCAACGCCCCCACTCCACCCCGTAGGGCGCAAATGCGCTTTTGATGGCCGCAAGGCCGTCAAAAGTGCTTTTGCGTTACTTTCGCAGAAAGTAACAAAGGCCGCCGCTGGCGCGGCGAAAGGAGTGTTGATTTGAAAAGGACGATTAGCGCAATGGTGGGACAGGGTTCGGTGAACCACAACAGCAGGGCGTTCAACGCCAAGAACACCGACCCAGAACGCTCCCACTTAAATATAACCTACTGCCACGAAAATATCAAGACAGTTTTCCATGAGCTTTTCGACGAGGCCCTCAAGCGGTACAACGACAAGCAGACCAGGGCAGACCGCAAAATCGAGGACTACTATGAAAAGATACGTTCCAGCAAGCAGGAAAAGCCGTTCCATGAAATCATCCTGCAAGTGGGCAACAAGGACGATATGAGCGCCGAGGGCGAGGACGGCCAGCTTGCGGCGGCGGTGCTGGACGAGTACATGAGAGGCTTCCAGGAGCGCAATCCCCGGCTCCGGGTGTTCTCCGCCCACCTCCACATGGACGAGGCCACGCCCCATCTGCACATCGACTTCGTACCGTTCACCACCGGGAGCAAGCGGGGCCTGGACACGAGGGTATCGCTGAAACAGGCGTTAGCGGCCCAGGGCTTTAAGGGCGGCACCAGAGGCGATACGGAGTGGAGCCAGTGGGTACGCTCTGAAAAGGAACAGCTTGCCGCCGTGATGGAGCGCCACGGGATAGAGTGGGAGGACAAGGGCACCCATGACAAGCACCTGTCTGTGCTGGACTTCAAAAAGGAGCAGAGGGCGAAAGAGATTGCCGAGCTGGACGCAGTTAAGGCCAAGAAGCAGGGACAGGTGGAACAGCAGGAGCGGCGTCTAAAGGAGCTGGCCCCGGCTGTGAGGAACATGGAGCAGTTGGCGGCGCAGTTCTCCGATGACCCGGATCGAATATTGCCGGAGCCTGGGCCGCTGGAGAGCGCCAAGTCCTACCGGGAGAAAAAGGCCAAACCCCTGCTTGCCAAGATCGTCAAGGTGCTGCGCTCCTTGTATCGGGCCTATGTCGAGTTGAAAGGGAAGTATGAGCGGTTGCAGGGTGACTATGGACGGGCCAGGGAGGGCAACGAGCGGTTGTCTGACCGCTTGCAGGAGGTGAAATTGGAGAACAAGGCCCTGCGGGGGACGGTTGCCGACTTTGAGCGGGTCAAGCGGGTGTTCGGCCCGGAGGAAGTAGAGCGGGCCGTGGAGGACGCAAAGCGCCGGGAGGCGGCAGAGAAAGAGCAGAAGAAAGCAAAGCGGAAGTTTAGCCGAGGGGCGAGGTAACACACCAGGGGTGCACTCCAAGGAGTGCACCCCTGATTTATACTTGTCAGCGGGTGCTTTTTTATGTTATGATGAGAGCAATAGATTAGAATTTTCCCAAAAGACCACGGAACTTTTTAGAAAATCTGTCGTCTATATGAATAAGGCCGAAAGGAGGTATCATTGTGAAAAGAATTGTATTGGTTATAGCTACTTTCGTTTTTGTTCTAACGGGATGTGCGAGTGTAGAGACAAATGAAAAAACAGCTTCAATTCCGACAGGAACAACTATTTCAATAGACAATCCGCAAGAATCGGCTACCCAGGGAGAGTGCGAAGCGGATTTCACTGCGCCGTTGGATTATGAAAGTTTAACAGAGCCTCCATCACTGACCGTTTCCACCTTGATGTATGTAGATAGTGTGATTGCTTCTTGTGGCAATTACCAATGGAGCCATACACTGCCTGACGGTACAGTTAGTGAATTTATTGCTTGTGGTGCTCACCCGTTGGATCAGCAAGAATATCCCATATTATATACCGCTTTTCCTGCTGGAACTTTACCGGCTCCAGAAGCTGGTGAAAATGTCGGCTCAATAGCTCCTGTATTCTATCTTGATTTTGGAGAAATTTTGCCAGAGACGGTTTCTGTTATGCGATGGCCTGCCTCGCGCATTGGTGATGCACAAACCTACTCCACTGATTTTGAAATGGTCAATACCGAGCTTGAGGGAGATACTTTTTCTCTGTTTCCTTTGGGTGATGGAGATTATGTTTATGAAGTTTCTGCGAACTGGGGAGATGTTGGGGGTGCCAGTTATACATTCCGTACATTACCCCAAATACGGGGGAACACAGACGGATAAGCTATTAGAAACGCCCTAATTTGTACGGTTAGTAATTTTCGATTTGTCGAGGACTTTTCTGCCAATGAACGATTTGAAAAAGGCGGGGGAATGTGGTTGCATTTCCCCGCCTTTTGTGATATAGTTACAGTCGCAAACCAGCAGAACAAATAGTCAGCAACTCCCTCCCGTTATCACTGCTGATAACAATTTGATAACAGCCCATCGTATAGGCTGGATAATATGGATATATCAAATAATCAAAAGAACAGGGCATCATATTTCTAAAGCAAAATCCGTTAGAATATGATACCCAGCAACGAGTGGGAATGACGCTCGAAACGGCGAAAACCCGCATGAATACAGGCTTTTTTGCCCGTCCATACTGCTCTTGATACTGGATTGATACTATTTGTGTCCGCCCGGTATTCTCAAGAGAAAAATCCCAAAAGGACAAGCAAAACCGCCCTGCTGAACGACAAATTCAGCAGGGCGGTTTTTTTGCTTGTCTTATTTATTTTTCCGCCAAGGGATATAATATTCGCTTTCCAGGCCATCGTCGCAGGTATGGGGCCAGTTGAGTTTCCATTCAAAATACTCTTCCCTGGTGATCTCCCCGGCGTGTAACTCCTGCTGACGAAAAAGCCATTCCCGCATGAACTCGTCCACAAGGCCATACTGGAAGTACATACCCACGGGAGGGTGTGCGGGCCAGTCATCGCTATCATTGTACCGTACAGCGGTATCATCAGCGGCCCCTGCTCTGCCCGGATTGCGGACAAGTTGGAACAGGCGGATAGCGCCAGGGCTGTCCTCGTCCAGCCAGAAGAATGTCCGCATGAAGTCCTCGGCAGAGCCGGGGGCGATGGTGTAGAAGTTCTGGCGGTCTACCCGCAGCGCCTCGGCCATCTTGTCCAGCAGTTCCCGTTTCGGAACACGGTAATTCGTCTCATACTGGGCGATCCGGTTGTCCGCTCCCTTTTCCTCAAAGCCGATAGCAAGCCCCAATTCCTTTTGTGTCATGCCTCGAAAGGTGCGGATTTTCTTTATCTTGTCTCCGACTGTCATAATATCCCACCGCCTTTGCCAATAGTATAGCGCAAAAAAGCGAAAGATGCAAGATAATCTTTAACAAAAATGCGAAATAAATTCTTGACATTAACACTTATGTTAATGTATAATGAAGATGGTGACATTAACATATTTGCGAAACTAAAATAAGGAGGTGCTGACCATGGAAAAGGAGCTGTTTGTGAGAGCAGAGGAGGTCGCCAGGGAGCTGGGCATTTCCAAGCCCTACGCCTACAAGCTGGTGCGGGAGATGAACGAGGAGCTGAAGAAAAAAGGCTTTCTCACCATTCCCGGACGGGTAAGCAGGCGCTACTTCGAGGAAAAATTCTATGGGCTGCGGGACAGACAATAAGGAGGGAACCACAATGCCGGCATACAAAGACAAGGCAAAGGGCACATGGTATGCGTCCTTTTACTACGAGGACTGGACGGGCAAGAAAGTAAAGAAAATGAAACGGGGCTTTCCCACCAAGCGGGAGGCTCTGGAGTGGGAGCGGACATTCCTGCAACAACAGACCGCCGACCTGGAAATGACCTTTGAAAACTTCGTGGCTGTCTATGTGGCGGACATGAAAGGCCGTATCAAGGAAAACACCTGGGGGACGAAAGAGCATATCCTCTACAAGAAGTTGGTGCCGTACTTCGGCAAGCGGAAGATGTGCGACATTCACTCCAAGGAGGTCATCGCCTGGCAGAATGAAATGCTGGGTTACCGGGACAAGAACGGCAAGCCCTACTCTCCGGTGTACTTAAAAACGCTGCACAATCAGTTGAGCGCCGTGTTCAACCATGCGGTACGGCACTACAATCTAAAGGTCAATCCCGCTGCCCAGGCGGGCAATATGGGAAAGCCAAAGGGACGGGAAATGCTGTTCTGGACAAAGGCGGAGTATCTGAAATTCGCCGAGGCCATGATGGACAAGCCCCTTTCCTATTACGCCTTTGAAATGCTCTACTGGTGCGGCGTCCGGGAGGGGGAGCTGCTGGCCCTCACTCCTGGCGACTTCGACTTTGAGAAACAGACCGTCACCATCTCCAAGTCCTACCAGCGGATTAAGGGCAAGGATGTGATTACCGACCCCAAGACCCCTAAGAGCAACCGGGTCATTCAAATGCCCGCTTTCCTCTGTGAAGAAATGCGAGACTATATCAAGAGCCTGTATGGGGTGAAGCCCACCGACCGCATTTTCACGGTGACAAAATCCTACCTCCACCGGGAGATGGACAGGGGTGCGAAAGAGGCCGGGGTAAAGCGGATCAGAATACACGACCTGAGGCACTCCCACATTTCGCTGCTCATTGACATGGGCTTTACGGCCCTGGCAATCGCTGACCGGGTGGGACATGAAAGCATTGATATTACCTACCGCTACGCCCACCTGTTCCCCACCCGGCAGGCGGAGATGGCGGACAAACTGGACATGGAGCGAAAGGGGGCCTAAATCATGTCAGTGAAAAATCTTGACCGACACAACCGCTGGAGAAACAAAACTGTGGCTTTCCGGGTGTCCCCGGATGAGGACAGGGAAATTGAAACCGCTGTGCGGCTCTCCGGCCTTACCAAACAGGACTACATCACCCGACGGCTGCTGTGCCGGGATGTGGTGGTACAGGGCAACCCCAGGGTGTATAAGGCCCTGCGGAACGAGCTGGCCGCCGTTCTGGAAGAACTGGAGCGTATCGAGGCCGGGAATGGCGTGGATGGGGAGTTGCTGGACACCATCCGGCTGATCGCCGCCATCATGGACGGCATGAGGGAGGATTGATAGATGGATAGATTGCAAGAGAAAACGACTGCCCCATATCCGCCTGTTGGCGCAGACGGGGGACAGTCGCTCTCACAAAAACCTAACCAAAGTATAGCAGAGGGCGTGACAGAACACAAGCCCCCGGAAAGAGATTTGGAGGAAATCCTGCGGCAGATAAGCCGGGTCAATGACCCGGCCTATCTGCCTACCGTGTCTATGAATGACCTCTACGAACAGGTGTACCCCGGCAGACCTCCTGTGGTAGACGGTCTGCTCTATGCGGGGACATATCTCTTTGTGGGCGCTCCCAAGGTGGGCAAGTCCTTTCTCATGGCCCAGCTTGCCTATCATGTGAGTATGGGCCTTTCCCTGTGGGGGTATGAGGTGCGCCAGGGGACAGTCCTCTATCTGGCCCTGGAGGACAACCACCGTCGCTTACAGGAGCGGTTGTACCGGATGTTTGGAGTAGAGAGTACCGGAAACCTGTTCTTTGCCATCGGAGCTAAGCAGCTCGGCGGTGGCCTGGAGGAGCAGCTAAAGGGCTTTGTCCGGGAACACACGGACACCCGGCTTATTATCATCGACACCCTGCAAAAAATCCGGGAGGCCGGGGCAGAGAAGTACAGCTATGCCAACGACTATGAGGTAATCACCAAACTGAAACGGTTTGCCGATATAAGCGGGGTTTGCCTCCTGGTTGTACATCACACCCGCAAGCAGCAGGCCGATGATAAGTTTGATATGATCTCCGGCACCAACGGCTTATTGGGTGCGGCAGACGGGGCCTTTCTGCTCCAAAAGGAGCGGCGGGCAGACAACGCCGCCACCCTGGACATTTCTGGGCGGGATCAGCAAGACCAGCGCCTCTACCTCAAGCGGGACGAGGAACGGCTTGTGTGGGAGCTGGAGCGGCGGGAAACGGAGCTGCGGCAGGAGCCGCCTGACCCGGTGTTGGAGGCTGTTGCCGCCCTGGTAACGGCGGAACGGCCAGAGTGGAGAGGGACGGCCACGGAACTTGTCGCCGCCCTGGGGCTGGATATGAAACCCAATGCCCTGGCTATGCGGCTGAATGTCCGGGCGTGGCGGCTGTCCTATGAGTACCACATCCACTATGAAAGCGCCCGAACCCATGCCGGGCGGAGTATCAAGCTCACGTTGGAGGAACCCCAGGCGTGACGACCGTGACAGCTGTGACAGCTTTTCGGAGTGCGGAGGCGGTGTGTAAAACATCGTCACGGTCGTCACGGCTGTCACGGGGAGCGGGGGCGAAAGTCAAGGGGGGCATACCTGCGGGTGGAGATTGCCGCAAGTCAATACAACCCGTACCCCTTGACTTTCGGCCCACGGAAAACACTTGCCGGGCGGTGGAAAGGCCCCTGGCCTTTCCACCCTGCCCAACGGCGAGTGACAAAGTTTAGGCGGGGTGCAGGGTGCCCTTTTCAAAGGGCGGCCCTGCTGGGGGAGGCAACCGCAGTTGCCGGGGGCAAAGCCCCCACACCACCCCGTAGGGCGCAAATGCGCTTTTGATGGCCGTCAGGCTGTCAAAAGTGCTTTTGCGTTACTTTCGCAGAAAGTAACAAAGGCTCGCCGCTTGCGCGGCGGAAAAGGGAGGAGGGATTGATTTGAAAAGGACAATCAGCGCCATGGTGGGCCAAGGATCGGTGAACCATAACAGTAGAAAATTCCACGCCAAGAACACTGACCCGGAACGCTCCCACTTGAATATAACCTACTGCCAGGAGAATATCAAGGCGGTGTACCATGAACTCTTTGACGAGGCTCTGGAACGGTACAACGCTAAACAAACCAGGGCCGACAGAAGGATAGAGGATTACTATGAGAAGATCCGCTCCGGCAAGCAGGAAAAGCCGTTCCATGAAATCATCCTGCAAGTGGGCAATCGAGATGATATGAGCGCCGACAGCGAGGAGGGACAGCTTGCGGCAGCGGTTTTGGACGAGTACATGAAGGGCTTTCAAGAGCGCAACCCCCAACTCCGGGTGTTCTCTGCCCACCTCCACATGGACGAGGCTACGCCCCATCTGCACATTGACTTTGTACCATTCACCACCGGGAGCAAGCGAGGGCTGGACACGAGGGTATCTTTGAAACAGGCGTTAGCGGCCCAGGGTTTCCAGGGCGGCACCAGAGGGGACACAGAGTGGAGCCAGTGGGTGCGCTCGGAAAAGGAGCAGCTTTCCCTGGTCATGGAGCGCCACGGGATTGAGTGGGAGGACAAAGGCACCCACGACAAGCACTTGTCTGTGCTGGACTACAAGAAAGAGCAGCGGGCAAAGGAGATCGCCGTTCTGGAGACGGTCAAGGCGGAGAAAGAAAACCAGGTGGAGAGCCAGGAACGGCGGCTCAAAGAACTTGCCCCGGCGGTGAAAAATATGGAGCGGTTGGCAGCGGATTTCTCCGCCAATCCGGAGGAGATTTTGCCGGAGCCGGGAACGCTGGAAACAGGCCGGGCCTACCGAGAGAAAAAGGCAAAGCCCCTGCTGGCCCAAATCGTCAAGGTGCTGCGCTCCCTGTATCTGGCCTATGTGGAGCTGCGGGGGAAATTTGAGCGTCTGCAAGGGGACTATGGCCGGGTGAGGGAGAGCAACATCCGCCTGTCTGATCGATTGCAGGAGGTCAAGTTGGAAAACAAGGCCATGCGGCAAGTCTCCGCTGACTATGAGCGGGTCAAAAGGGCCTTTGGCCCAGAACAAGTGGACAGAATATTAGAGGCAGCTTACCAGCAGGAACATGCCGAAAAGGAACGGAAACGGGCCGCAAAGTCAAAAATTCGGATAGACGCACGATAATCACCAAAACCGGAGGGTATTCCAGTGAATACCCTCCGATTTTATTTGTGGAATCGGTAAAATGATTTCTTGTTTTTTAGAGCGTACTATGATATACTGCTATTATCCTGATTTGAGGAGTCTATCAAATATGCGGCAAGGTATTCTTAAATAAAATTTGATAATGGGCGCAAAAATGATTGCCCCTTGCAGGGGCTTGGTTTTTGTACCCAATTTTAAGAATACTTTTGCCTTTTTAGTAAATATCGTGACGGACCGCGGCTTATGTAAGTCGTGTATGTTTCTGTGTGTCCGAAGTCATGATCCCCAGCGGTAAAAGTATTAGCCGCTGGGGATTTTTGCGCCCATTCGGGCCTTGTATGGAGGATAGACATGAACATTATCAATATCGGGATTCTTGCCCATGTAGACGCTGGAAAGACGACCTTGACGGAGAGTCTGCTATATGCCAGTGGAGCCATTTCAGAACCAGGGAGCGTCGAAAAAGGGACAACGAGGACGGACACCTTGTTTTTGGAGCGGCAGCGTGGGATTACCATTCAAGCGGCAGTCACTTCCTTCCAGTGGCACAGATGTAAAGTTAACATTGTGGATACGCCCGGCCACATGGATTTTTTGGCGGAGGTGTACCGCTCTTTGGCTGTTTTAGATGGGGCCATCTTGGTGATCTCCGCGAAAGATGGCGTGCAGGCCCAGACCCGTATTCTGTTCCATGCCCTGCGGAAAATGAACATTCCCACCGTTATCTTTATCAACAAGATCGACCAGGCTGGCGTTGATTTGCAGAGC
Proteins encoded:
- a CDS encoding plasmid recombination protein, producing the protein MVGQGSVNHNSRAFNAKNTDPERSHLNITYCHENIKTVFHELFDEALKRYNDKQTRADRKIEDYYEKIRSSKQEKPFHEIILQVGNKDDMSAEGEDGQLAAAVLDEYMRGFQERNPRLRVFSAHLHMDEATPHLHIDFVPFTTGSKRGLDTRVSLKQALAAQGFKGGTRGDTEWSQWVRSEKEQLAAVMERHGIEWEDKGTHDKHLSVLDFKKEQRAKEIAELDAVKAKKQGQVEQQERRLKELAPAVRNMEQLAAQFSDDPDRILPEPGPLESAKSYREKKAKPLLAKIVKVLRSLYRAYVELKGKYERLQGDYGRAREGNERLSDRLQEVKLENKALRGTVADFERVKRVFGPEEVERAVEDAKRREAAEKEQKKAKRKFSRGAR
- a CDS encoding lipoprotein, translating into MKRIVLVIATFVFVLTGCASVETNEKTASIPTGTTISIDNPQESATQGECEADFTAPLDYESLTEPPSLTVSTLMYVDSVIASCGNYQWSHTLPDGTVSEFIACGAHPLDQQEYPILYTAFPAGTLPAPEAGENVGSIAPVFYLDFGEILPETVSVMRWPASRIGDAQTYSTDFEMVNTELEGDTFSLFPLGDGDYVYEVSANWGDVGGASYTFRTLPQIRGNTDG
- a CDS encoding helix-turn-helix domain-containing protein, with translation MTVGDKIKKIRTFRGMTQKELGLAIGFEEKGADNRIAQYETNYRVPKRELLDKMAEALRVDRQNFYTIAPGSAEDFMRTFFWLDEDSPGAIRLFQLVRNPGRAGAADDTAVRYNDSDDWPAHPPVGMYFQYGLVDEFMREWLFRQQELHAGEITREEYFEWKLNWPHTCDDGLESEYYIPWRKNK
- a CDS encoding helix-turn-helix domain-containing protein; amino-acid sequence: MEKELFVRAEEVARELGISKPYAYKLVREMNEELKKKGFLTIPGRVSRRYFEEKFYGLRDRQ
- a CDS encoding site-specific integrase, whose protein sequence is MPAYKDKAKGTWYASFYYEDWTGKKVKKMKRGFPTKREALEWERTFLQQQTADLEMTFENFVAVYVADMKGRIKENTWGTKEHILYKKLVPYFGKRKMCDIHSKEVIAWQNEMLGYRDKNGKPYSPVYLKTLHNQLSAVFNHAVRHYNLKVNPAAQAGNMGKPKGREMLFWTKAEYLKFAEAMMDKPLSYYAFEMLYWCGVREGELLALTPGDFDFEKQTVTISKSYQRIKGKDVITDPKTPKSNRVIQMPAFLCEEMRDYIKSLYGVKPTDRIFTVTKSYLHREMDRGAKEAGVKRIRIHDLRHSHISLLIDMGFTALAIADRVGHESIDITYRYAHLFPTRQAEMADKLDMERKGA
- a CDS encoding plasmid mobilization protein: MSVKNLDRHNRWRNKTVAFRVSPDEDREIETAVRLSGLTKQDYITRRLLCRDVVVQGNPRVYKALRNELAAVLEELERIEAGNGVDGELLDTIRLIAAIMDGMRED
- a CDS encoding helicase RepA family protein → MDRLQEKTTAPYPPVGADGGQSLSQKPNQSIAEGVTEHKPPERDLEEILRQISRVNDPAYLPTVSMNDLYEQVYPGRPPVVDGLLYAGTYLFVGAPKVGKSFLMAQLAYHVSMGLSLWGYEVRQGTVLYLALEDNHRRLQERLYRMFGVESTGNLFFAIGAKQLGGGLEEQLKGFVREHTDTRLIIIDTLQKIREAGAEKYSYANDYEVITKLKRFADISGVCLLVVHHTRKQQADDKFDMISGTNGLLGAADGAFLLQKERRADNAATLDISGRDQQDQRLYLKRDEERLVWELERRETELRQEPPDPVLEAVAALVTAERPEWRGTATELVAALGLDMKPNALAMRLNVRAWRLSYEYHIHYESARTHAGRSIKLTLEEPQA
- a CDS encoding plasmid recombination protein — its product is MKRTISAMVGQGSVNHNSRKFHAKNTDPERSHLNITYCQENIKAVYHELFDEALERYNAKQTRADRRIEDYYEKIRSGKQEKPFHEIILQVGNRDDMSADSEEGQLAAAVLDEYMKGFQERNPQLRVFSAHLHMDEATPHLHIDFVPFTTGSKRGLDTRVSLKQALAAQGFQGGTRGDTEWSQWVRSEKEQLSLVMERHGIEWEDKGTHDKHLSVLDYKKEQRAKEIAVLETVKAEKENQVESQERRLKELAPAVKNMERLAADFSANPEEILPEPGTLETGRAYREKKAKPLLAQIVKVLRSLYLAYVELRGKFERLQGDYGRVRESNIRLSDRLQEVKLENKAMRQVSADYERVKRAFGPEQVDRILEAAYQQEHAEKERKRAAKSKIRIDAR